A stretch of the Actinoalloteichus fjordicus genome encodes the following:
- a CDS encoding TetR/AcrR family transcriptional regulator, whose protein sequence is MPAVGLDRESVVGAALDIAAEGGFAAMSMRVLAERLSVTPMAIYRYVENRESLNRIVADEAGKLIRPRLDPAAPWHRNAREWARAQRSGLRRFPGLAAWLTANGPAGEQAYRLLDDLARSMLKAGFDDEATARACAMIMSWVFSRVSVEDAADARARQAVPSRARAFVSGLSSLDTARYPAASRIGSRFFTLSMDTIFESGLDAVLAGCLRRAEEAAETPENGSAPAEHR, encoded by the coding sequence ATGCCTGCTGTCGGCCTGGACCGCGAGTCAGTCGTCGGGGCGGCGCTCGACATCGCGGCCGAGGGTGGCTTCGCCGCGATGTCCATGCGCGTGCTGGCGGAGCGACTCTCGGTGACGCCCATGGCGATCTACCGCTATGTCGAGAACCGAGAAAGCCTCAACCGGATCGTGGCCGACGAGGCAGGGAAGCTCATCCGGCCACGCCTCGATCCCGCTGCGCCCTGGCATCGCAACGCGCGTGAATGGGCTCGCGCGCAGCGGAGCGGACTACGCCGATTTCCCGGTCTGGCCGCCTGGTTGACGGCGAACGGGCCTGCCGGTGAGCAGGCCTACCGGCTGCTCGACGACCTGGCGAGAAGCATGCTGAAGGCCGGATTCGACGACGAGGCGACGGCCCGTGCCTGCGCCATGATCATGAGCTGGGTCTTCTCCCGCGTCAGCGTCGAAGACGCGGCAGACGCCCGCGCGCGGCAGGCCGTCCCGAGCAGAGCACGGGCGTTCGTGTCCGGACTGTCCTCCCTCGACACCGCGCGGTATCCGGCGGCCTCGCGGATCGGCAGCCGCTTCTTCACCCTCAGCATGGACACCATCTTCGAAAGCGGCCTGGACGCCGTGCTTGCAGGCTGTCTGCGCCGCGCGGAGGAGGCAGCCGAGACACCGGAGAACGGATCAGCACCGGCTGAACACAGGTGA
- a CDS encoding ABC transporter substrate-binding protein, producing MVELDRRRFLGLGAFTAAVVAAGLTGCGTAATPAQNIGRLRAAFAGGGAGETLNYLVGPTALDFVRARLVHAALGMIDVSQPDGVRYGALESIDVSDDLTTYTLHVRPGIAFTDGSPLTAEDILYSLRAPALLQGLPFTQIVGRDFDLDNAVIDDEHTLTLPTLRPIADGRLLLCQSMLAIKAGTTEFTNTTVSCGPFVISAFQAGQETLLTRNPDYFGAAIGDEPTLDEIQLLSIADDNARVAALTGGQADFISGITPALAQNLDGADGVVVTNGELPYASCLRFVMNPSFEPFADVRVRQAFKLAVDRQSIIDNVYYGRAYLGNDIPALGFPTYHSALEQRAYDPDTARDLLEQAGQSGMSVELTVGPELPGMVETATLIVENLQAIGVDATLAELPAGQLFADYEAYTALPFAAGYNPPALFEPNHTPGVLPEADALVVTARGGLTEDERLDASHQAQQLLWENGNQIGPVFVPGIDAAVDAVSGVRDQQFPDLTNARLAE from the coding sequence GTGGTTGAACTCGATCGTCGTCGCTTCCTCGGTTTGGGCGCCTTCACGGCCGCCGTCGTCGCCGCAGGTCTCACTGGGTGCGGCACTGCCGCCACCCCCGCGCAGAACATCGGTCGCTTACGCGCCGCGTTCGCAGGCGGCGGCGCGGGCGAGACGCTGAACTACCTGGTCGGGCCCACCGCGCTGGATTTCGTCCGTGCCCGGCTCGTCCACGCCGCGCTCGGCATGATCGACGTCAGCCAGCCCGACGGTGTGCGGTACGGCGCGCTCGAGTCCATCGACGTCAGCGATGATCTGACGACCTACACGCTGCACGTGCGCCCGGGCATCGCCTTCACCGACGGCTCGCCGCTGACCGCCGAGGACATCCTCTATTCACTCCGGGCTCCCGCGCTGCTCCAAGGGCTGCCGTTCACCCAGATCGTCGGCCGTGACTTCGACCTCGACAACGCCGTGATCGATGACGAGCACACCCTGACGCTGCCCACGCTGCGCCCCATCGCGGATGGTCGTCTACTGCTGTGCCAGAGCATGTTGGCGATCAAGGCGGGCACGACGGAGTTCACGAACACCACTGTCTCCTGCGGCCCGTTCGTCATCTCGGCATTCCAGGCAGGGCAGGAGACTCTGCTGACCCGCAATCCCGACTACTTCGGCGCGGCCATCGGCGACGAACCGACGCTGGACGAGATCCAACTGCTGTCCATCGCCGACGACAACGCCAGGGTCGCCGCGCTCACCGGGGGACAGGCCGACTTCATCAGCGGCATCACTCCCGCGCTCGCGCAGAACCTCGATGGCGCCGACGGCGTCGTCGTGACGAACGGCGAGCTGCCCTACGCCTCCTGCCTGCGGTTCGTAATGAACCCGAGCTTCGAGCCGTTCGCCGACGTCCGGGTGCGGCAGGCGTTCAAGCTCGCCGTCGACCGACAGTCGATCATCGACAACGTCTACTACGGTCGGGCGTACCTCGGTAATGACATTCCGGCGCTCGGCTTCCCGACCTACCACTCGGCGCTCGAACAGCGTGCCTACGATCCGGACACGGCACGGGACCTGCTGGAACAGGCAGGCCAGAGTGGTATGAGCGTCGAATTGACCGTCGGCCCCGAGCTGCCCGGAATGGTCGAGACCGCGACGCTGATCGTCGAGAATCTCCAGGCGATCGGGGTCGACGCCACCCTCGCCGAGCTTCCAGCAGGACAGCTCTTCGCCGATTACGAGGCCTACACCGCCCTTCCCTTCGCCGCCGGGTACAACCCGCCTGCGCTGTTCGAGCCGAACCACACCCCCGGGGTGCTCCCCGAGGCCGACGCCCTGGTGGTCACCGCGCGCGGCGGCCTGACGGAGGACGAGCGACTGGACGCGTCGCATCAGGCACAACAGCTGCTGTGGGAGAACGGGAACCAGATCGGGCCGGTCTTCGTCCCCGGTATCGACGCCGCCGTGGACGCGGTGAGCGGGGTCCGAGATCAACAGTTCCCCGACTTGACGAATGCCCGCCTGGCAGAATGA
- a CDS encoding ABC transporter permease: protein MSHARGMPGFIGSRLCIAVVTLGILSVVVFWATEVLPGDAVGVLSGSDATEAERAAVREALGLDRPAPERYLDWVGGALRGDLGVSMVSGRPVDEILVPRLLNTLVLVVIAIVVIAAVSVTIGLLSGMRAGGPLDRVLSSATMGLIATPDFLLATLLLTVFATMLGLFPAVSLVPLGDSAWQHAELLVLPTAALVLGGLGGTTRLVRSSVISVVRSPYIENARLNGARGLHLALAHVLPNALGPGVQALAIMAAGLLGGGIVVETLFNYPGIGFELTQAVGTRDVPVVAGLSLALSTCTLMILLLGDLAARLLGGRASRGATR, encoded by the coding sequence ATGAGTCACGCCCGAGGTATGCCGGGATTCATCGGCTCCCGGCTCTGCATCGCGGTCGTCACGCTGGGAATCCTCTCGGTCGTCGTGTTCTGGGCGACCGAGGTCCTTCCCGGCGACGCCGTCGGCGTGCTGTCGGGAAGCGACGCGACCGAGGCCGAGCGTGCTGCCGTGCGCGAGGCGCTCGGCCTCGACCGGCCGGCTCCTGAGCGTTACCTGGACTGGGTCGGCGGCGCCCTGCGCGGTGATCTCGGCGTCTCCATGGTCTCCGGCAGACCGGTGGACGAGATCCTCGTCCCGAGACTGCTGAACACGCTCGTGCTCGTGGTCATCGCCATAGTGGTGATCGCCGCCGTGTCGGTGACGATCGGACTCCTCTCCGGTATGCGGGCGGGCGGCCCGCTTGATCGCGTTCTCAGCTCGGCCACGATGGGTTTGATCGCCACGCCCGACTTCCTGCTCGCCACCCTGCTCCTCACCGTGTTCGCCACGATGCTGGGTCTGTTCCCCGCCGTGTCGCTCGTCCCGCTCGGCGACTCCGCCTGGCAACACGCCGAACTGCTCGTCCTGCCCACTGCGGCGTTGGTGCTCGGCGGTCTCGGCGGCACCACACGGCTCGTCCGATCCAGCGTGATCAGCGTCGTACGCAGTCCCTACATCGAGAATGCCCGGCTTAACGGCGCACGCGGCCTACACCTGGCACTCGCTCATGTCCTGCCCAATGCACTCGGCCCCGGAGTGCAGGCACTCGCGATCATGGCGGCCGGGCTGCTCGGCGGCGGGATAGTCGTCGAGACACTGTTCAACTACCCCGGCATCGGATTCGAACTCACGCAGGCGGTGGGCACCCGCGACGTGCCCGTCGTCGCGGGGCTGAGTCTGGCGCTGAGTACCTGCACGCTGATGATCCTGCTGCTGGGCGATCTGGCCGCTCGCCTGCTCGGCGGGCGGGCCTCCCGAGGTGCGACCCGATGA
- a CDS encoding ABC transporter permease: MKIIRRGIAVLLFAVLLFGLVGPFLPFGSTTAVQESPFASASVAHPLGTDFLGRDTLARVAAGGQTVIIQALTATVAVSFVGILLGAATGMTTRRWGAVPLRILDGLSALPPLFILVLLASGAPGNDLLVVAAIATVTTPFSVRVIREATRQVCGTAFARTAWARGDSVFRRLRYDVLPGITEAVWADAGVRFVAAVQLAATAGFLGLTAGAPAANWGRMVRENAVGVGVNPLPVLVPAALIIALALGFTLLTDRLSARTGADISEAAVA; encoded by the coding sequence ATGAAGATCATCCGCCGTGGCATCGCTGTCTTGCTGTTCGCGGTGCTGTTGTTCGGTCTCGTCGGACCGTTCCTTCCGTTCGGCTCCACTACCGCCGTACAGGAGTCCCCGTTCGCTTCGGCATCGGTCGCCCACCCGTTGGGGACCGACTTCCTCGGCCGCGACACGCTCGCTCGGGTGGCGGCGGGCGGACAGACAGTGATCATTCAGGCGCTCACCGCCACCGTCGCCGTGAGCTTCGTCGGCATCCTGCTCGGCGCGGCGACGGGAATGACCACCCGGCGTTGGGGAGCCGTGCCCCTGCGGATTCTCGACGGGCTCTCCGCGCTACCGCCCCTGTTCATCCTCGTGCTGCTCGCTTCAGGTGCTCCCGGCAACGATCTTCTGGTGGTGGCCGCGATCGCGACCGTCACCACGCCCTTCTCCGTCCGCGTCATCCGCGAGGCGACTCGTCAGGTCTGCGGCACCGCTTTCGCCAGGACCGCCTGGGCAAGAGGTGACAGCGTCTTCCGACGCCTCCGCTACGACGTCCTGCCGGGAATCACCGAGGCCGTATGGGCCGATGCCGGAGTTCGATTCGTCGCGGCCGTCCAGCTTGCGGCGACGGCAGGTTTCCTCGGGCTCACCGCGGGCGCACCCGCAGCGAACTGGGGCCGCATGGTTCGAGAGAACGCCGTGGGCGTGGGGGTCAATCCGCTGCCCGTCCTCGTGCCCGCCGCTCTGATCATCGCGCTGGCACTCGGCTTCACTCTCCTCACCGATCGCCTCTCCGCCCGTACGGGCGCCGACATCAGTGAAGCGGCGGTCGCATGA
- a CDS encoding ABC transporter ATP-binding protein encodes MNIVTLDGLSVHAGERPIVDSVSLTIDRAEIVGLGGASGAGKTTLLHTMIGRLGPGLRQTAGVVEVCGEDPFSPEGRRRLRGADVTYLPQDAAGSLNPAHRVHWHLDQMLRRSNRTLSRTHRAEEIARILDSVRLPPRLLRAYPAELSGGQAQRVALAAALLPRPSLLLLDEPTSNVSAAAARELATVISQAVDPMSIGVVSHDQDFLAGLAHRIHHVADGRIVSAPRRHRTYPARAPGRRDAAPVLAATGVTISYGPRDVLVDGSLAVGPGECIAVRGESGAGKSSLARCLAGVQLPRSGALTLHGQPVPWPVGSRRNLARIAVSYVEQDSQAALAPWERVSRTLERARAAALRNGLSPTEESALLAAVGLAPDIVERTPRQLSGGQRQRVNLIRALVCRPDVLICDEVTASLDEETETRVLDVLDDLRARLGLAVVLITHSDHVAARASRSLHLLEARLA; translated from the coding sequence ATGAACATCGTGACGCTCGACGGACTCAGCGTCCATGCGGGTGAACGCCCCATCGTCGACTCCGTGTCCCTGACGATCGATCGTGCGGAGATCGTCGGCTTGGGCGGGGCGTCAGGAGCGGGGAAGACGACGCTGCTGCACACCATGATCGGCCGACTCGGGCCCGGACTGCGGCAGACCGCAGGCGTCGTCGAGGTATGCGGAGAGGATCCGTTCAGTCCCGAAGGTCGACGGCGGCTGCGCGGCGCCGATGTCACCTACCTCCCACAGGATGCGGCAGGCTCGCTCAACCCGGCTCACCGAGTGCACTGGCACCTAGACCAGATGCTGCGCCGCAGCAACCGGACACTGTCCCGGACGCACCGCGCCGAGGAGATCGCCCGAATCCTCGACTCGGTGCGGCTGCCGCCACGGCTGCTCCGCGCCTATCCGGCCGAGCTCTCCGGCGGGCAGGCGCAACGGGTCGCGCTGGCCGCTGCGCTGCTCCCTCGGCCGAGTCTTCTCCTGCTCGACGAGCCCACCAGCAACGTCAGCGCGGCGGCTGCGCGCGAACTCGCAACTGTGATCAGCCAGGCGGTCGACCCGATGTCGATCGGCGTCGTCAGCCACGACCAGGACTTCCTGGCCGGACTCGCGCATCGGATTCACCACGTCGCCGACGGTCGCATCGTCTCGGCACCACGGCGACACCGAACGTACCCGGCGCGCGCTCCAGGACGTCGCGATGCCGCTCCCGTCCTCGCCGCGACCGGCGTGACCATCTCCTACGGCCCTCGTGACGTCCTCGTCGACGGCTCCCTCGCCGTGGGCCCCGGCGAGTGCATCGCCGTTCGGGGCGAGTCGGGAGCGGGAAAGAGCAGCCTCGCGCGGTGCTTGGCAGGTGTTCAACTCCCTCGCTCCGGTGCACTGACTCTCCACGGGCAGCCCGTCCCCTGGCCCGTCGGATCCCGCCGAAATCTCGCTCGGATCGCGGTGTCCTACGTCGAACAGGATTCCCAGGCGGCGCTGGCGCCGTGGGAACGAGTCTCCCGAACGCTGGAACGGGCGCGGGCCGCCGCCCTCCGTAACGGACTGTCCCCAACGGAGGAATCAGCGCTGCTGGCTGCCGTAGGTCTGGCACCCGACATCGTCGAACGCACGCCCCGGCAGCTCAGCGGAGGTCAGCGCCAACGCGTCAACCTGATCAGGGCGCTCGTATGCAGGCCCGATGTACTGATCTGCGACGAGGTGACCGCCTCGCTCGACGAGGAGACCGAGACGCGGGTACTGGACGTCCTCGATGATCTCCGCGCCCGTCTCGGGTTGGCCGTCGTCCTGATCACGCACAGCGACCACGTCGCCGCCCGAGCATCCCGTTCCCTTCACCTCCTTGAAGCCCGACTGGCGTGA
- a CDS encoding ABC transporter permease — protein sequence MTRAFAAFGRNDFRSSRRDALLIGMVFAPLVWIATVRFGTPPVTRMLAENNQFDLTPYYPLILVGFLLLTSPIVVGGVTALLVLDERDAGTLTAIRVAPVSMGDYIAYRSVTAVGITLVYVLGTVSASGIFSFSLLPTLIPIGVLTGLSALVIALAILSTARNKVEGLAAMRALGIVVAGLPLLPPFLDSSWSILFGVVPTYWPAQAFLAAGDGASWWPYLAGGVLYHAVVLWPLYRRFTRTAW from the coding sequence ATGACACGGGCATTCGCGGCCTTCGGCCGAAACGACTTCCGCAGTTCGCGGCGCGACGCACTGCTGATCGGAATGGTGTTCGCACCGTTGGTGTGGATCGCCACCGTCCGTTTCGGCACTCCGCCGGTGACCCGGATGCTGGCGGAGAACAACCAGTTCGACCTGACGCCGTACTACCCGCTGATCCTCGTCGGCTTCCTGCTGCTCACGAGCCCGATCGTGGTCGGCGGCGTCACGGCGCTGCTGGTGCTCGACGAGCGGGACGCGGGCACGCTCACCGCGATACGGGTCGCACCCGTCTCCATGGGTGACTACATCGCCTACCGATCGGTGACCGCCGTCGGGATCACCCTGGTCTACGTGCTCGGCACGGTGTCGGCCAGCGGCATCTTCTCGTTCTCGCTGCTGCCGACCCTCATCCCGATCGGTGTGCTCACCGGTCTGTCGGCACTGGTGATCGCCCTCGCGATCCTGTCGACGGCCAGGAACAAGGTCGAAGGACTCGCCGCCATGCGGGCACTGGGCATCGTGGTCGCCGGGCTCCCGCTGCTGCCGCCCTTCCTCGACTCCTCCTGGAGCATTCTGTTCGGGGTGGTGCCCACCTACTGGCCTGCTCAGGCGTTCCTCGCCGCAGGGGACGGTGCGTCCTGGTGGCCTTATCTCGCAGGCGGCGTCCTCTACCACGCCGTGGTGCTCTGGCCCTTGTATCGACGGTTCACCCGCACAGCCTGGTGA
- a CDS encoding fluoroquinolone export ABC transporter permease subunit, whose product MSRLGTALRLEITLQRRYRFLHAAVFSGVLWLALLLPMPADLRSAAEPYVIFGDLLIVGFFFVAGAVFFEKGERTLDAVVTTPLRFHEYLASKVILLTGLSVLLAVFLATVTHGVGYHLPLLTLGAALGTVLMLLLGFITVLPFQSVSDWFMPAVVPIAVFNLPVLGYSGLWETPWLHLVPTYGPLLFLGAAFDQTALTGWQIGYGVAYPLIFATGMWLLARRLFDRYLVAKTGGA is encoded by the coding sequence GTGAGCCGCCTGGGGACGGCACTGCGCCTGGAGATCACCCTCCAGCGCCGTTACAGGTTCCTGCACGCCGCCGTGTTCTCCGGCGTGCTCTGGCTGGCACTCCTACTGCCGATGCCCGCAGACCTGCGGTCGGCGGCGGAGCCGTACGTGATCTTCGGCGACCTGCTGATCGTCGGATTCTTCTTCGTCGCCGGGGCCGTCTTCTTCGAGAAGGGGGAGCGGACGCTGGATGCCGTGGTGACCACGCCGCTGCGGTTTCACGAGTACCTCGCGTCCAAGGTGATCCTGCTGACCGGACTCTCCGTCCTGTTAGCCGTGTTCCTCGCGACGGTGACCCATGGCGTGGGATATCACCTGCCCCTGCTGACCCTCGGTGCGGCTCTGGGCACCGTGCTGATGCTGCTGCTCGGCTTCATCACCGTCCTGCCGTTCCAGTCGGTCAGCGACTGGTTCATGCCCGCAGTCGTCCCGATCGCGGTCTTCAACCTGCCGGTCCTCGGCTACTCCGGTCTCTGGGAGACGCCGTGGCTTCACCTGGTGCCGACGTACGGCCCGCTGCTCTTCCTCGGGGCAGCCTTCGATCAGACGGCACTGACCGGCTGGCAGATCGGCTACGGCGTGGCTTACCCACTGATCTTCGCCACCGGCATGTGGCTGTTGGCTCGACGCCTGTTCGACAGGTACCTCGTCGCCAAGACAGGAGGCGCGTGA
- a CDS encoding ABC transporter ATP-binding protein — protein MTVIEVDGLTFSYPGAAEPAVRGMDFAVDGGEIFGFLGPSGAGKSTTQKILIGLLTGHGGSVSVWGREPAAWGQDYYQRVGVSFELPNHYQKLTARENLTFFASLYGRATRDPMELLDAVGLAAEADARVSTFSKGMQMRLVLVRALLHDADLLFLDEPTSGLDPVNARRVRDIVLGEKARGKTIFLTTHDMTTADQLCDRVAFVVDGKIVALDSPKELKVQRSVRQVRVEYRDEAQILIGRDFPLDSLADDHEFHSLLRTERIETIHSGEATLDDVFVETTGRSLK, from the coding sequence ATGACTGTGATCGAGGTGGACGGACTCACCTTCAGCTACCCCGGCGCCGCCGAACCAGCGGTGCGGGGCATGGACTTCGCCGTCGACGGCGGTGAGATCTTCGGGTTCCTCGGGCCCAGCGGCGCGGGAAAGTCGACGACCCAGAAGATCCTGATCGGCCTGTTGACCGGACACGGCGGCTCGGTCTCGGTGTGGGGCCGAGAACCCGCTGCCTGGGGACAGGACTACTACCAGCGCGTCGGCGTCTCCTTCGAACTGCCCAACCACTACCAGAAGCTCACCGCGCGGGAGAACCTGACCTTCTTCGCCTCGCTCTACGGCAGAGCCACTCGTGATCCGATGGAACTGCTCGACGCGGTGGGTCTGGCGGCAGAGGCGGACGCCAGGGTCTCGACGTTCTCCAAGGGCATGCAGATGCGCCTCGTGCTCGTGCGGGCCCTCCTGCACGATGCCGACCTGCTGTTCCTTGACGAACCGACGTCGGGACTCGACCCGGTCAACGCGCGCAGGGTCCGGGACATCGTCCTCGGCGAGAAGGCTCGCGGAAAGACGATCTTTCTGACCACGCACGACATGACGACCGCTGACCAGCTCTGCGACCGGGTCGCCTTCGTCGTGGACGGCAAGATCGTGGCTCTCGACTCGCCCAAGGAACTCAAGGTCCAGCGCAGCGTGCGCCAGGTGAGGGTGGAGTATCGCGACGAGGCGCAGATCCTGATCGGTCGGGACTTCCCCCTCGACTCGCTGGCCGATGATCACGAGTTCCACAGCCTGCTCCGTACCGAGCGGATCGAGACCATCCACAGCGGCGAAGCCACTCTCGACGACGTCTTCGTCGAGACCACCGGTCGGAGCCTGAAGTGA
- a CDS encoding GbsR/MarR family transcriptional regulator, which produces MTDLMDAAERLALTLTEGGMQRMTARVMSALLFAEQETVTAGELAERLKISPGTVSTAVKNLATVGLIERVPAPGSRREHFRFRGDAWTTLMSSKNTTLKVMQDAAQEGIDTAGEDSVAGRRLVEMRDFYGYLMAELPPVIDRWTAAKIERARLE; this is translated from the coding sequence ATGACCGATCTGATGGACGCCGCCGAGCGGCTCGCGTTGACGCTCACCGAGGGGGGCATGCAGCGGATGACGGCACGGGTCATGAGCGCGTTGCTGTTCGCCGAGCAGGAGACGGTCACCGCAGGCGAGCTGGCCGAGCGACTCAAGATCAGTCCGGGCACGGTGTCCACCGCCGTCAAGAACCTCGCCACCGTCGGACTCATCGAGCGGGTTCCGGCCCCCGGCAGCCGTCGAGAGCACTTCCGGTTCCGCGGCGATGCATGGACGACTCTGATGTCCAGCAAGAACACGACGCTCAAGGTCATGCAGGACGCAGCGCAGGAAGGCATCGACACGGCCGGTGAAGACAGTGTGGCAGGCCGTCGACTCGTCGAGATGCGCGACTTCTACGGCTACCTCATGGCTGAGCTTCCGCCGGTCATCGACCGCTGGACCGCCGCCAAGATCGAGCGCGCCCGGCTGGAGTGA
- a CDS encoding excinuclease ABC subunit UvrA — translation MGKVEDRAEWITVEGARTNNLREVSVRVPKHRITVFTGVSGSGKSSLAFGTIAAEAQRLVADSYPLFVRNRLPQRGHADADRLDGLMHTTVVDQRRFTGNARSTVGTASDVAPLLRMLFSRIGIPNAGYSPAYSFNDPSGMCPRCEGLGTVDDIDLDALLDRSRSLNEGAIRFPTFAPGTYRWKRMVHSALVDPDQALSEISADDLHLLLYAENLPLTDPGPEYPKSGLFDGVIPRLRNAYLRKTPSRLTDDEQEGLARVVMRATCPECGGARLNAAARASLIEDRSIADWSDLPVSELRQVVAALRDVRVEPVLVAIRERLEALDAVGLGYLSLGRLSTTLSGGEAQRIKIVRHLGSALSDVCFVFDEPSVGLHPHDVHRLLTLLVQLRDAHNTVLVVEHHPDVIAAADHVIDLGPGAGTAGGCVQFEGAPSMLGATDTATGRILRGRVRINRRPREASQTVTVANATGHNLRDVTVDVPLGVLTAVSGVAGSGKSTLAAAELPRQHPEFTVIGQEPLRGGIRSTPATVLGVAEPLRQAFAAANGTSPSWFSANARGACPACKGKGVVVTDLAFLDDVRSTCEACNGTRFNPTALAATLDGHTIADVLTMKAAQAAELLAAEVDVVPRLRWLEEVGLGYLAIGQGADTLSGGERQRLLLARHLADTTDPARLRIVLDEPTAGLHGSDTDRLLALLDRLIDGGATVVVIEHNQRVIAHADHVIDIGPGAGDQGGTIVYQGTPAGLLTHRPSLTGEHLQRVSGECPGGRS, via the coding sequence ATGGGCAAGGTTGAGGACAGAGCTGAGTGGATCACCGTCGAGGGCGCGCGAACGAACAACCTGCGTGAAGTCTCGGTGCGCGTGCCGAAGCATCGAATCACTGTGTTCACCGGGGTCTCGGGGTCGGGGAAGTCGTCGCTGGCGTTCGGCACGATCGCCGCCGAGGCGCAGCGTCTGGTCGCCGACTCGTACCCGTTGTTCGTGCGAAATCGCCTACCGCAGCGTGGACATGCCGATGCCGATCGACTTGACGGGCTGATGCACACCACGGTGGTGGATCAACGCCGGTTCACTGGCAACGCCCGTTCCACGGTCGGCACGGCGAGTGACGTTGCTCCGCTGCTGCGCATGCTGTTCTCCCGGATCGGCATCCCGAACGCGGGGTACTCGCCCGCGTACTCGTTCAACGACCCGAGCGGGATGTGTCCGCGCTGCGAAGGCCTCGGCACGGTCGACGATATCGACCTCGACGCACTACTCGACAGGTCGCGGAGTCTGAATGAGGGAGCGATCCGCTTTCCGACCTTCGCGCCTGGAACCTACCGGTGGAAGCGTATGGTTCATTCCGCGCTCGTCGACCCCGACCAGGCACTCTCGGAAATCTCCGCAGACGATCTGCACCTCCTGCTGTACGCCGAGAATCTGCCGCTGACCGATCCTGGTCCCGAGTACCCCAAGTCGGGCCTGTTCGACGGAGTGATTCCCAGGCTGCGCAACGCCTACCTCCGCAAGACCCCGTCTCGTCTCACCGACGACGAACAAGAAGGGCTTGCGCGGGTGGTCATGCGCGCAACCTGCCCCGAGTGCGGTGGAGCACGCCTGAACGCCGCCGCCCGAGCAAGTCTGATCGAAGATCGCTCCATCGCGGACTGGTCGGACCTGCCTGTCAGTGAGCTTCGCCAGGTGGTCGCGGCCCTCCGCGACGTGCGTGTCGAGCCTGTCCTCGTCGCGATCCGCGAACGCCTGGAGGCGTTGGATGCGGTAGGCCTCGGATATCTCAGCCTCGGTCGCTTGTCGACGACGCTCTCTGGCGGCGAGGCACAACGGATAAAGATCGTCCGCCATCTCGGGAGCGCGCTCAGCGACGTCTGCTTCGTCTTCGACGAGCCCAGCGTCGGCCTGCACCCGCACGACGTGCACCGGCTCCTGACGCTGCTCGTGCAGTTGCGGGACGCACACAACACCGTCCTCGTCGTCGAGCATCACCCGGACGTGATCGCTGCCGCCGATCACGTCATCGACCTGGGACCCGGCGCTGGAACCGCCGGAGGCTGTGTGCAGTTCGAGGGTGCACCCAGCATGCTCGGCGCGACGGACACCGCAACGGGTCGGATACTGCGCGGCCGGGTCCGCATCAATCGCCGCCCTCGTGAAGCCTCGCAGACGGTCACCGTGGCGAATGCCACGGGACACAACCTGCGGGATGTCACCGTGGACGTGCCGCTGGGGGTTCTCACCGCCGTGTCCGGGGTCGCCGGTTCAGGGAAGAGCACCCTGGCCGCTGCCGAGTTGCCGCGTCAGCATCCCGAGTTCACCGTCATAGGCCAAGAACCGCTGCGCGGCGGCATCAGATCTACTCCGGCGACGGTGCTCGGCGTCGCCGAACCGCTCCGACAGGCGTTCGCCGCCGCGAACGGGACGTCACCCTCGTGGTTCAGCGCGAACGCGCGTGGGGCCTGCCCGGCGTGCAAGGGAAAAGGCGTCGTCGTCACCGACCTGGCCTTCCTCGACGATGTCCGCAGCACCTGCGAGGCATGCAACGGCACCCGCTTCAACCCGACCGCCCTCGCCGCAACGCTGGACGGACACACGATCGCCGATGTCCTCACCATGAAGGCCGCCCAGGCCGCCGAACTACTCGCGGCCGAGGTCGACGTCGTCCCGCGGCTGCGCTGGCTCGAGGAGGTCGGCCTCGGCTACCTCGCGATCGGGCAGGGGGCCGACACCCTCTCCGGAGGCGAACGCCAACGCCTTCTCCTCGCCAGGCACCTCGCCGACACGACCGATCCTGCTCGGCTTCGCATCGTGCTCGACGAACCCACCGCAGGCCTCCACGGCTCCGACACCGACAGGCTGCTGGCCCTGCTCGACCGCCTCATCGATGGCGGGGCGACCGTCGTCGTGATCGAACACAACCAGCGTGTCATCGCCCACGCAGACCACGTCATCGACATCGGCCCAGGTGCAGGCGACCAAGGCGGCACCATCGTCTACCAAGGAACACCCGCAGGACTGCTCACACACCGACCGTCGCTGACCGGGGAACACCTGCAACGAGTCAGCGGCGAATGCCCCGGCGGGCGCAGCTGA